TTTTTTGATTTTCCTTTTCGTAATCTATGGTTAGACCAACGAGCAGATAGGCTTCTTCTCTGCTTGAAATTCTATAGTGGAATTCAGAAACATTTTTATCTTGAATAACCCGTTGACAGAATTTTTTAAACTCACCCGGCCTTTCTGGAATTTTAACTGCATATAGGGCTTCCTGTTTTTCTCCTATTATCGCTCTTTCTGCGACATAGCTGAGTCTATCGAAGTTCATATTGGCACCTGAGTTTATCGCAACAAGTGTTTTATTTTTTATCCCCTTATCTTTTATGTATTTCTTTATACCTGCAACACCCAAAGCGCCCGCCGGTTCTACTATATGTCTTGTGTCGTAGTAGATATCTTTTATTGCCGATGCAATCTCGTCAACATTTACCAGTATTATCTCATCGACATATTCTTTTGTTTTTTCAAATGTTATCTCTCCGACTTCCTTTACTGCAACGCCGTCTGCGAATATGCCAACCCTGTCCAATACGACCCTTTTGCCTTCCTTTATAGATAGATACATCGCGTTGCTTTCTGTTGGTTCAACACCGATAATTTTCACCTGCGGATAGATGTTTTTTATATATGTTGCTATGCCTGATATTAAGCCGCCACCGCCTATAGGCACAAATACAGCATAGGGTATCTCTTTTGAAGTTTGTCTTAAAATCTCAAGCCCTATTGTTCCTTGACCTGCAATGACCAATTCATCGTCGAAAGGTGGAATATATGTCAAACCTGTCTCTTTTATTAATTTTTTGCAATACTCATAGGCTTCTGAATAGTTATCACCTTTTAAAACGACTTCTGCACCGTGTCTTTTTACGGCTTCCACTTTTATTTGTGGCGTTGTCTCTGGCATTACAATGACTGCTTTTATACCTAAAACCTTAGATGATAAAGCCACGCCTTGAGCATGGTTTCCTGCCGATGCAGCTATTACACCCTTTTTTTTCTGTTCTTCTGAGAGATTTACGATTTTGTTGTATGCTCCTCTGATTTTGAATGAGAAGACATCTTGTAAATCTTCCCTTTTCAGAAGAATTCTGTTGTTTAATTTTTTTGAAAGATTTACAGCAAAGTCTAAGGGTGTCTCCTTTACTATATCATAAACCCTTGCCGTTAGGATAAGTCTGAATATGGTGTCCATTTTGTTTATCCCCCTGCAATTGGTGGACGGTAGGGGAGTCGAACCCCCGACCTCTACCGTGCGAAGGTAGTGCTCTCCCAACTGAGCTAACCGCCCGATTGCACAAAATATAAAAAAAGCCTTTTGGGTTGTCAAATTTAAAATAAAACTCTTAGATAATTAATTCATTGACATAACCTTATTAGTCAATTATAATTTTTAAAAATTTTTAGAAGGAGGTGTTTGAATGAGAAAGATTTTCTTCATGGTAGTTGCTTTGCTATTCGTGAGTAGGATTTCGTTTGCATCACTTACAACCTATGAACTTGTGGGAACTGTAGCTAACCCGAATCATCAGTCTGTTGTCAAAAATGTTAAGAGTGCTTTAGAGTCAGCGGGATTTAAAGTTCTTACATCTTATAATCCGGGCGATTTGGCCGATCTTACTGTATTGATAGTTAAATCAGATGAATTCTTTAATGCCGTCAACAAGGCTGGTAAACATGCATTTTTTGCAGTTCCTTTAAGGGTTGGTATTCAGAAGACAAAAAGTGGAAATAGTGTGATGTTTGCAAATCCTGTTTATCTTGTAGATGCTTTTGCAAAGGGTAAGGACTCTCTTGAAAGTGTTGCCGAAAAGGTAAAGAATGAGCTTGAGAACGCTTTAAGTAAAGTTAAGGGTATAAAGGTTGAAAAGAAAGCTTTTGGTTACAAGACAGACCCTGAAGAAATAGGAAACTGGCAGATGATGGGCCAGAGTCTTTACACCATTTATGAAGTTGGCCACAAGTACGGCTCTATTGATGCTGCTTTAAAAGCTCTTAATGACTCTTTATCAAAGGGAACAAATGGCTGGAAGAAGGTTTATGAGATAAAACTTGGTAAGGCTGCTGTTGTGGGTGTTGCAAATCCAAAATACGAAAAAGAAGCTTTTGAGATAGGCGGTTATGACCATCTTTGTGCTTTTCCAATAGAGCTTGTAATTTATGACAATGGCAAGATTAAAGCTCTTCCAGAAATGTATAGAATGTCTCTGTATTTTATGGATGCTGGTATGAGCGCTTTTGCTGCTCATATGTCTATGCCTGGAGAAATAGACGATTCTTTGAAGGGGCTTCTTAAATAGATTAAACCCCTCCCTCTCTTACTCATAAAGGCGGGCTTCCATGCCCGCTTTTTTTGTTAATAAGTTTTCTCAAATAGAAGGCGATTTTTTTTTTTTACTTTTTTGCCAAAAATAATAAACAACAATAATAATATATTAAAATCTTGACTTTTTACATATTAGATGTAATATTCCACTTACCAAAAAAACAAAAGGTAAGGAGGAGGCTCAATGAAAAACTTACGCTTCAAACAGAAACTTCTCCTTTATGGTGTAGGAGCAACGATGGTGTTCATTTTAATTTTTGGTGTTTACTATGTATTTTGGGGAGCGACATTGATAAAAGATAGGTTTAATCAGACCTATGAACTTATAGTTAAGTATAATAAGGATAAAGTTGAAACAATCGTTGACGGTTTGGTTGAGAAGTATAATCACTTGCTTAAGCAAGGTGTTGATGTTGAAGGTGTAAAAAAAGAAATTATAGCCGATGTGAATACTATACGGTATGGTAATGGTAATTACATTTTCGTTCTTAATAAGAATGGAGTTCTTATAGCTGACCCAGAAGACCCTCAACTCGTGGGTAAGAATGTTTATAGTTTAACTGACAGAAATGGGAAATATCCTTTTAGACTCATAATAGATTTGGCTTTAAGTAAAGGTAGAGGGTTTGTTGAGTATATGTGGCATAAACCTAATGATGATGTTGATGAAAAGATAGTTTATGTGAAGCTTATACCTAAGGTAAACTGGATTTTAGCAAGCGGTATATATTTAGGTGAGCTTAAAAAAGAAGCCAACTTATACAGAAGTTTAATTAAGGCAAGAATGGTGAGAAGTTATTTGGTGTCTGCTGGTATGGCTATACTTGCTTTGCTGGCTGTTTTATTGTTTGGCTCTTATTTGTCGGAGAAATTGATGATGCCTTTAAAGGAGATGGCTCATAATTTAGAAGAATTGGAGACTGGTGATGGGGATTTGACAAAAAGGGTTATTTTGCATAGTGGTGATGAGTTTGAGGATTTGGCAAATAAATTAAACAACTTTTTGAATAGTATGCAGCAACTTGTGAAGGATATAAGGGATTCTGCTGAAAGAGTTATTCAGGAATCTGAAACACTTTCTTCTTCTGCCACTGAAACAGCGGCAAGTGTTGAAGAGACGAGCAGGAATTTAGAAGAGATGGTTAACGCTTTAAACGACATGACAGAAGCGGTTAACAATGTTGCTAAATCAGCAGAGGGTATAAATGAACAGACGGAAATAGTAGGAGAGATAAATGATAAGATGCTTAAGGATATAAAGGATAGAGTTGAGAGAATGAATGAAAATGCAGCTTTGGCTAGAAAAGCAATGGAACAAATTAATAAGGTGGGCGAATCTTCTAAAGAGATAGGACAAATTGTAAATGTTATTAGTGATATTGCAGACCAAACAAATCTTTTAGCTTTGAATGCTGCAATAGAAGCTGCACGAGCTGGTGAAGCAGGTAGAGGTTTTGCCGTTGTTGCTGACGAAGTAAGAAAGCTTGCAGAGAAGACTCAAAGAGCTACTGAAGAAATTAGAGAAATGATTCTCAAAATGCAACAGGATACTCAAAAATCGATAGAGATGACAAGGCAGGCTGAGGAAGGCATATTAAAAGAGCGTGAAAGAACTATAGAGGATGAGAAAAATATAAATGATATGGTGGCTCAACTTTCGAAGACTATAGAGGAGGTTAATGCAACCAGTGCGGCAACTGAAGAGTTGTCGGCGACTGTTACTGAGATAAATATGCAATCTCAAGAAATAAATCAGGCTGCAGAGGATAATTCTAAGGTGGCAGAACAGATAGCTCAGATGAGTGAAAGATTAAAGGAAGAGGCCGACAGACTTAACGAGTATGTAAGGAGATTTAAAGTTTAAGGAGGTGGCAGGGATTGAAAGACTTACTTAAGGAGATTATCGAAGAGTCTGTGGAAAAGATAAATCGGCAGGGTAAATTGTTTATCCCTGCCATTTACTATAAGGTTTTTGTAGAAACAGCCATAGAAAAAGGCTTAAACGAAGGTCAGTTGCATCGATTGATATATGGTAGTATCGATATAGAAGCAGAAGAAATAGAAAAGTTTCATGAGATTTCTAAAAAACTTATAGAAAATCTGTCTACTGTTGTTGATAAAGTTTCTAAAAGCGCCGAAAGAAAGTATAGATTATTAGAGGAAAAAGATAAAATTATCAATTTAAAATGGCAAGGCAAGATATATGAAGAAGTAGAGAGAATAAAACATGCTAATTTGTCCCTTTTTGATGTTCTTAGGAAGGTTGTAGATGCAGTTGAGAAATATGAAAAAGTGTTAGAGAGATTCAGGTTTAAAAATCAGCCCGATGCTATTACTGGATTTCCAAAGGGTGAATCAGTAAAAGGAGTGGCTGAGAGTTTCTTGTATAATTTTTATAGGTATTCTTCAGTTTTTAGCGTGTTGCTTCTTGAGATTGAAGATTTGGAAAGATACATAGATGTAGATACACTTAAAAAATAGCAAAACATTTTAGGCGTAACTTAAGGCAAAGCGATGTGATTGTTAGAATGGACGAGGAGTCTTTTGTAGTATTTCTTTATGGAACTGTTTATGATAAAGCTTTCATTGTTTTAAATAAAATGACAAGTATTTTTAGAAACAGCGTTGAAGAATCAGTGTATCATGGAGTTAAGTTGAAGTTTTCTCTTACTGAAGCCAAGGAAGGGGATACTTGGGAGAAAATATTAGAAAGGCTCTTTAGTCAGCAAAAATCCTTTCTTTTTCCCCCGAAAACTGGTTAAAATTTTTCATAGATAATCCGATTAAATTATAGTAAAAATTTGGAACTGGTTTTGCTACTGAATAATTGAGTTGACAAAAGGGTATTATGTATGATTTAATTTTAAAGATTAAGGAATTCTGTTATAGAAGGAGAATGGGAGTGTGCTTGGTTTAAGTAAAAGCGGGGTGGTCGGTGTTGACATCGGACACTATTACACGAAAGTCGTGAATGTTATAGATAAAAAGGGAGTTCTGGTTTTAAAACAAGCCTTCAGAGAGCTTACTCCGCAGGATGTTATTACTTCAGAAGGTGTTGATGATGTTGTTCTGGGGGATTTTCTTAGATCTATATTCTCTCAACATGGCCTAAAGAGTAAAAATGTATCTGTTGCCCTGAACAGCTCATTCGTCATTACAAAAACGCTTAGCATTCCCTTAGTTGCCGATGAAGAGATAGAACAGGCTGTTATGTGGGAAGCCGAGCAGTATGCTCCTGTTAGTATGGAAGATGTTAATGTAAGTTATCAGATTCTTGATAAAAACGAAGATAAAAACGAGATGACTGTTCTTTTGGCTTTAACAAAAAAGGAGATAGTAGACTCGTATATAAAGGCTTTTAGTAGAGCCAAATTAAAAGTGAGTACAGTAGATGTAGATGTGTTTGCAATTTATAATTCTTTTGAAGCTAATAACAAAGAAGCTTTAAATAAGCACCTTCTTTTTGTGGACATGGGATATTCTTCGACCAAACTTATTTTTGTAAAAAAAGGTATTCCCATTTTTACTCGATATATGGATTTTAACTTTTCATCTTTAATAGAAGATGCCGTAGGTATTTTGTCTTTAAAAAAGGAAGAAATTAGTATATTGCTTGAAAGAAAACATAATGATGAGAAGAAGGAGTCATTGCTGAATTTTCTAAACGATAAACTTATTTCTCTATTTACTCAAATTCAGAACTCCATGACTTTTTATTTAAGTAATATATTGAATGTTGAAGAGCCAGTGGAAGAGGTAGTTCTTACTGGCATATTAGGTGCTTTGTATGAGAGTTTGAATATAGATATGATGAGAGAGTTTTTTAAAAGCGATATTTCAAGATATAATCCTTTTGATGTGGTTTCTAAGGATGAGTCAGGAGAAGCAATAGAAGAGACTACGCCGGATGTTTCGCCATTTTATTGTATAGCAAGCGGTTTAGCCTTAAGGAGTATAGTAAAATGATACGGATAAATTTATTAAGTGGTGAATCTGAGAAAAAGAAAAGCTCTAAAGGTGTAGAAGTAAATATTAATACTAAGGTTGTGGTGATAATTGTCGTTTTTCTGGTAGAATTTATTGCTCTTGGTGTAGCGACATATATGCTTAATGGGAAATTGAATAACTTAAAGGAAAGAAGAGATAAACTTGCTAATTTAGAAAAGAGAGTGAACAGAATAAAGGCTAAAATAAGGGAAGTTAATAGGATGGTTAAAGTGATAAAAAAACTTGAACAAGGCAGGGGTAATGCGGCGAAGTTGCTTGCCGAAGTGGCGAACTCTATACCTTCTTTTTCTTTTAATGCAGGTGCTGTTGTTTCATCTACGGTTGGAGATGGTCTATGGTTTACGAGAATGAGAAAAAAAGGCAATGTTTTAACGATAGATGGAAAAAGTTTTTCTGCCGAGGCTGTTGCAGATTATATGATAAAGTTAGAGTCCCTTAAGGATGTGAAAATGGTTAGGTTTACAGGTGGGGGGTTAAGAAAAATCCTTTCGAAAAATGGAATTGATGTTTATAGTTTTTCTA
This genomic stretch from Hippea alviniae EP5-r harbors:
- the ilvA gene encoding threonine ammonia-lyase, biosynthetic, whose amino-acid sequence is MDTIFRLILTARVYDIVKETPLDFAVNLSKKLNNRILLKREDLQDVFSFKIRGAYNKIVNLSEEQKKKGVIAASAGNHAQGVALSSKVLGIKAVIVMPETTPQIKVEAVKRHGAEVVLKGDNYSEAYEYCKKLIKETGLTYIPPFDDELVIAGQGTIGLEILRQTSKEIPYAVFVPIGGGGLISGIATYIKNIYPQVKIIGVEPTESNAMYLSIKEGKRVVLDRVGIFADGVAVKEVGEITFEKTKEYVDEIILVNVDEIASAIKDIYYDTRHIVEPAGALGVAGIKKYIKDKGIKNKTLVAINSGANMNFDRLSYVAERAIIGEKQEALYAVKIPERPGEFKKFCQRVIQDKNVSEFHYRISSREEAYLLVGLTIDYEKENQKILERMRKEGYYAMDVTPNELIKDHIKYMIGGKCPFVENEIFYNFRFPEKAGALMKFLNNMKERWNITAFHYRRHGGEFGRVFVGFEIPKEEKEEFNKFLNDLNYDYTEETTNIACRLFL
- a CDS encoding methyl-accepting chemotaxis protein, which gives rise to MKNLRFKQKLLLYGVGATMVFILIFGVYYVFWGATLIKDRFNQTYELIVKYNKDKVETIVDGLVEKYNHLLKQGVDVEGVKKEIIADVNTIRYGNGNYIFVLNKNGVLIADPEDPQLVGKNVYSLTDRNGKYPFRLIIDLALSKGRGFVEYMWHKPNDDVDEKIVYVKLIPKVNWILASGIYLGELKKEANLYRSLIKARMVRSYLVSAGMAILALLAVLLFGSYLSEKLMMPLKEMAHNLEELETGDGDLTKRVILHSGDEFEDLANKLNNFLNSMQQLVKDIRDSAERVIQESETLSSSATETAASVEETSRNLEEMVNALNDMTEAVNNVAKSAEGINEQTEIVGEINDKMLKDIKDRVERMNENAALARKAMEQINKVGESSKEIGQIVNVISDIADQTNLLALNAAIEAARAGEAGRGFAVVADEVRKLAEKTQRATEEIREMILKMQQDTQKSIEMTRQAEEGILKERERTIEDEKNINDMVAQLSKTIEEVNATSAATEELSATVTEINMQSQEINQAAEDNSKVAEQIAQMSERLKEEADRLNEYVRRFKV
- the pilM gene encoding type IV pilus biogenesis protein PilM — protein: MLGLSKSGVVGVDIGHYYTKVVNVIDKKGVLVLKQAFRELTPQDVITSEGVDDVVLGDFLRSIFSQHGLKSKNVSVALNSSFVITKTLSIPLVADEEIEQAVMWEAEQYAPVSMEDVNVSYQILDKNEDKNEMTVLLALTKKEIVDSYIKAFSRAKLKVSTVDVDVFAIYNSFEANNKEALNKHLLFVDMGYSSTKLIFVKKGIPIFTRYMDFNFSSLIEDAVGILSLKKEEISILLERKHNDEKKESLLNFLNDKLISLFTQIQNSMTFYLSNILNVEEPVEEVVLTGILGALYESLNIDMMREFFKSDISRYNPFDVVSKDESGEAIEETTPDVSPFYCIASGLALRSIVK
- a CDS encoding PilN domain-containing protein, translated to MIRINLLSGESEKKKSSKGVEVNINTKVVVIIVVFLVEFIALGVATYMLNGKLNNLKERRDKLANLEKRVNRIKAKIREVNRMVKVIKKLEQGRGNAAKLLAEVANSIPSFSFNAGAVVSSTVGDGLWFTRMRKKGNVLTIDGKSFSAEAVADYMIKLESLKDVKMVRFTGGGLRKILSKNGIDVYSFSIAITLKG